In Caldicellulosiruptor morganii, the following proteins share a genomic window:
- a CDS encoding YvrJ family protein, which yields MQEIITNIANIGFPIVLCIYLLTRFESKIDKLSDTIDKLSEKIMQIKSN from the coding sequence ATGCAGGAGATTATTACAAACATAGCCAATATAGGGTTTCCCATTGTGCTTTGCATATATCTTCTGACAAGGTTTGAAAGCAAGATTGACAAGCTCTCTGATACAATAGATAAACTTTCCGAGAAGATAATGCAAATTAAAAGCAATTGA
- the queC gene encoding 7-cyano-7-deazaguanine synthase QueC, translated as MKALVVLSGGMDSTTLLYDVKSKGYETYAISFDYGQKHSKELEFAKKTCDLLKVPHKIVDISFFAKLAPSALTLANWQIPEGYYTDENMKQTVVPNRNMVLLSIATAYAISIRAQKLFYGAHAGDHPIYPDCRKEFVEAMKSAIALCDYHTVELEAPYIDLKKEDILKIGLKLGVDFSLTWSCYKGGEKACGKCGTCTERIEAFKKLGIKDPIEYEIEIDWN; from the coding sequence ATGAAAGCTCTGGTTGTGCTCTCGGGTGGTATGGATTCAACCACACTTTTGTATGATGTCAAAAGCAAAGGCTATGAAACATACGCTATAAGCTTTGATTACGGTCAAAAACACTCAAAAGAGCTTGAGTTTGCAAAAAAGACATGTGATCTTTTAAAAGTGCCCCACAAAATTGTTGACATATCCTTTTTTGCAAAATTAGCACCATCTGCCCTAACTCTGGCAAACTGGCAGATACCCGAAGGATATTACACAGATGAGAATATGAAGCAAACAGTTGTGCCAAACCGCAACATGGTGCTATTAAGTATTGCAACAGCGTATGCTATCTCAATCAGAGCGCAAAAGCTCTTTTACGGTGCACACGCTGGCGATCATCCGATATATCCTGACTGCAGAAAGGAATTTGTTGAGGCTATGAAAAGTGCAATTGCTCTCTGTGATTATCACACTGTTGAGCTTGAAGCTCCTTACATTGACCTGAAAAAAGAGGATATTTTAAAAATTGGACTAAAGCTTGGTGTGGACTTTTCTCTTACATGGTCATGTTACAAAGGCGGCGAAAAGGCATGCGGAAAATGCGGCACATGCACAGAGCGAATAGAAGCTTTTAAAAAGCTGGGGATAAAAGACCCCATCGAATACGAAATTGAAATTGACTGGAACTGA
- the hydG gene encoding [FeFe] hydrogenase H-cluster radical SAM maturase HydG, protein MFRKDEWERADFINDDMVFEILEKGRQNQHRAEDIIEKALKLNGLEPEEVATLLYIEDEHLLEKLFKAAKKVKERIYGKRIVLFAPLYISNFCVNNCRYCGYHRSNTRMKRRKLTMDEIRKEVEIIESLGHKRIALELGEDPKETPIEYVIDAINTIYSVYREKGNIRRVNVNIAATTVEEYRMLKDAKIGTYVLFQETYHRPTYEYMHPEGPKSDYDWHAMAMDRAMQAGIDDVGLGVLFGLYDYRFEVVGLILHARHLEERFGVGPHTISVPRIRPAEGVDVTKEKYPYLVSDDEFKKIVAIIRLAVPYTGMILSTRERPGFREEVIDLGISQISAGSCTGVGGYTLEYEGKSTGDLEKDLAQFEVEDRRSPDEVIRTLCESGYIPSYCTACYRKGRTGDLFMQYAKTGDIQDFCTPNALLTFMEYLEDYGSEKTKQIGRDLIYRSLLEIKDEKMRKETEKRLEMIKNGQRDLYF, encoded by the coding sequence ATGTTTAGAAAAGATGAGTGGGAAAGAGCAGATTTTATCAATGATGATATGGTATTTGAAATCCTTGAAAAGGGTAGGCAAAATCAGCACAGGGCAGAAGATATAATAGAAAAAGCTTTAAAGTTAAATGGGCTTGAACCCGAGGAGGTTGCCACCCTCCTTTATATAGAAGATGAGCATCTTTTAGAAAAACTATTCAAAGCTGCAAAAAAGGTAAAAGAGAGAATCTATGGCAAAAGAATTGTCCTTTTTGCCCCGCTTTACATCAGCAACTTTTGTGTAAACAACTGCCGCTACTGTGGCTATCACAGGTCAAACACCAGAATGAAAAGAAGAAAACTCACAATGGATGAGATACGAAAAGAAGTTGAGATAATAGAGTCTCTCGGGCACAAAAGGATTGCTCTTGAACTTGGCGAGGACCCAAAAGAAACTCCAATTGAGTACGTAATAGATGCCATAAATACCATATATTCTGTCTACAGGGAAAAAGGCAATATAAGAAGAGTGAATGTCAACATTGCGGCAACAACAGTTGAAGAGTACAGAATGCTAAAAGATGCAAAAATTGGCACGTATGTGCTTTTCCAGGAGACATATCACCGCCCAACCTATGAATACATGCACCCTGAAGGTCCAAAGTCTGACTATGACTGGCATGCAATGGCAATGGACAGGGCTATGCAGGCAGGCATTGACGATGTCGGGCTTGGGGTTTTGTTTGGACTTTATGACTACAGGTTTGAGGTTGTAGGATTGATTTTGCATGCCAGGCATTTAGAGGAGAGGTTTGGAGTGGGACCGCACACAATCTCTGTTCCGCGAATTCGCCCTGCCGAGGGTGTTGATGTGACAAAAGAAAAATATCCATATCTGGTATCTGATGATGAGTTCAAAAAGATTGTTGCAATAATTCGGCTTGCTGTGCCCTACACCGGCATGATTCTGTCTACAAGAGAAAGACCGGGTTTTAGAGAAGAGGTGATTGACCTTGGTATATCACAAATCAGCGCCGGGTCCTGCACCGGTGTTGGTGGCTACACGCTTGAATATGAAGGAAAATCAACCGGAGACTTAGAAAAAGACCTTGCACAGTTTGAGGTTGAGGACAGAAGAAGCCCTGATGAGGTTATAAGAACTTTGTGTGAGTCTGGCTATATTCCAAGCTACTGTACTGCCTGCTACAGAAAAGGAAGAACAGGGGATCTTTTTATGCAGTATGCAAAGACAGGCGATATTCAGGACTTTTGCACGCCAAATGCGCTATTGACATTTATGGAATATTTAGAAGACTATGGATCTGAAAAGACAAAGCAGATAGGAAGAGATCTTATTTACAGAAGCCTTCTTGAAATCAAAGATGAGAAGATGAGAAAAGAAACCGAAAAAAGGCTTGAGATGATAAAAAACGGACAGAGAGATCTGTATTTTTAA
- a CDS encoding DUF1659 domain-containing protein produces the protein MAANPLTGNLLIKLQNGTTSTGRIKVKTLSYDIKPDAQDLDVYQVARAIAGLQSKPLYTIVRQSNFELVY, from the coding sequence ATGGCGGCAAATCCATTGACAGGCAACCTTTTGATTAAGCTTCAAAATGGAACAACTTCAACCGGCAGAATCAAGGTCAAAACACTTTCCTATGACATCAAGCCAGATGCGCAGGATCTTGATGTTTATCAGGTTGCCCGGGCTATAGCAGGCCTTCAGTCAAAGCCACTTTACACAATTGTTAGGCAGAGCAACTTTGAACTTGTTTATTGA
- a CDS encoding glycerol-3-phosphate acyltransferase has protein sequence MLVAITLLEFFCGSLMFSYWLGRLVKKDITAVGDGNPGAFNLILLAGFKIGLLGVFLDFAKGYFPLVYFIEKGYLPKSYIIPAAIAPILGHAFSPFLKFKGGKSIATTFGVWSAATKFRVSFFYAIVLALLFVIAKKLKHGGSTTTEEDAFMVVLGFLPVGAYLYLFDFSAYLLALWFLNLMVMIYKNKEKLSAFYFTIVNKEHELKK, from the coding sequence ATGCTTGTAGCAATCACTCTTTTGGAATTCTTTTGTGGATCTTTGATGTTTTCTTACTGGCTTGGAAGGCTTGTAAAAAAGGATATAACAGCAGTTGGCGATGGTAATCCGGGTGCGTTTAACCTCATACTCTTGGCCGGTTTTAAAATTGGGCTTTTAGGAGTATTTCTCGACTTTGCAAAAGGATATTTTCCTCTTGTGTACTTTATTGAAAAAGGGTATCTTCCAAAGTCTTACATAATTCCTGCTGCAATTGCCCCAATTCTGGGTCATGCATTTTCACCCTTTTTGAAATTCAAAGGAGGAAAATCCATCGCAACCACATTTGGAGTTTGGAGTGCAGCAACCAAATTCAGAGTATCCTTTTTCTATGCAATTGTTCTGGCACTTCTTTTCGTAATTGCCAAAAAACTTAAACACGGAGGTTCTACAACAACCGAAGAAGATGCTTTCATGGTGGTGCTTGGCTTCTTGCCTGTGGGGGCTTATCTTTATCTTTTTGACTTTTCTGCATACCTTCTGGCACTCTGGTTTTTAAACTTAATGGTAATGATTTATAAGAATAAAGAAAAGCTTTCTGCATTTTACTTTACTATTGTAAACAAAGAACATGAACTGAAAAAATAA
- a CDS encoding beta-ketoacyl-[acyl-carrier-protein] synthase family protein, whose protein sequence is MGACMAPAAFDTITTHLEDTKRDFSYYDVIVTGDLGYVGRKLLEDLFKKEGKYLPFELLDCGILMFDSKTQDTGSGASGCAASACVFGGYFYRLMLQKTFKRILIVLTGALLSASTVQLGESIPVIAHALSVEIE, encoded by the coding sequence ATGGGCGCGTGCATGGCACCCGCTGCGTTTGACACAATCACAACCCATCTTGAGGATACAAAAAGAGATTTTTCTTATTATGATGTAATTGTCACGGGTGATCTGGGGTATGTGGGAAGAAAACTTCTTGAGGATCTTTTCAAAAAAGAAGGGAAGTACCTGCCATTTGAACTTTTGGACTGCGGAATTCTGATGTTCGACTCAAAAACGCAGGATACAGGATCCGGTGCAAGCGGATGTGCAGCCTCTGCGTGCGTATTTGGTGGATATTTCTACAGGCTCATGCTGCAAAAAACTTTTAAAAGAATCCTCATTGTGCTAACCGGGGCGCTTTTGTCAGCTTCAACAGTTCAGCTTGGTGAAAGCATTCCGGTTATCGCCCATGCACTTTCAGTTGAAATAGAGTAA
- a CDS encoding tRNA1(Val) (adenine(37)-N6)-methyltransferase, which translates to MLRKENLKIGNYSIYQDTDFFLYGTDAVVLSDFIQLKKNDIVVEFGTGNLIIPILLWAKNKRFKKLYALEIQKEVCELAILNRNINNLQDRIEIINADLKDALKIFGSEFANVVFTNPPYRKVNSGTINPNIKKAIARHEIMCTIEDVIKSAMQILKFGGRFYMVYRSDRLTDALYYLRYYKLEPSLIRFVHQNKEKESSLVLIEAKKGKQCTLKVDRPLFIDEMEYYGEIKNEDSE; encoded by the coding sequence ATGCTCAGGAAGGAAAATCTTAAGATAGGTAACTATTCTATATATCAGGATACAGATTTTTTCCTGTACGGGACAGATGCGGTTGTGCTCAGCGACTTTATTCAGCTTAAGAAAAATGACATAGTTGTAGAATTTGGGACGGGGAATTTGATAATTCCAATTTTGCTATGGGCAAAAAACAAAAGGTTTAAAAAACTTTATGCGCTGGAGATCCAGAAAGAGGTATGTGAACTTGCTATTCTCAACAGGAATATAAATAACCTTCAGGACAGAATAGAGATAATAAATGCAGACTTAAAAGATGCGCTAAAAATCTTTGGTTCGGAATTTGCAAATGTTGTTTTTACAAATCCGCCTTACAGAAAGGTAAATAGCGGCACAATAAATCCAAACATCAAAAAGGCAATTGCAAGGCATGAGATTATGTGCACAATTGAAGATGTTATAAAAAGTGCCATGCAGATTTTAAAATTTGGCGGCAGGTTCTATATGGTTTACAGAAGTGACAGACTTACTGATGCTCTTTATTATCTCAGGTATTACAAGTTAGAACCGAGCTTGATACGATTTGTACACCAGAATAAAGAAAAGGAGTCTTCACTTGTTTTGATTGAGGCAAAAAAAGGCAAGCAGTGCACATTAAAGGTTGACAGGCCACTTTTTATTGATGAAATGGAATATTATGGTGAAATCAAAAATGAGGATTCGGAGTGA
- a CDS encoding AbrB/MazE/SpoVT family DNA-binding domain-containing protein, translating into MKSTGIVRKVDELGRIVLPIELRRTLDIAEKDALEIFVEDDKIILRKYEPACIFCGNAKDVVYYKGKNICKDCLEELKKN; encoded by the coding sequence ATGAAGTCAACAGGTATTGTGAGAAAGGTTGACGAGCTTGGCAGAATAGTTCTTCCAATTGAGCTCAGAAGAACACTTGACATTGCAGAAAAGGATGCTCTGGAGATTTTTGTTGAGGACGACAAGATAATCCTCAGAAAGTATGAACCGGCTTGCATCTTCTGCGGCAATGCAAAAGATGTTGTTTACTACAAGGGCAAAAATATCTGCAAAGACTGCTTGGAAGAGCTTAAAAAGAACTAA
- a CDS encoding TM1266 family iron-only hydrogenase system putative regulator, with the protein MERRIGVIGIVVENRKDVAEKLNKILSDYGDIIVGRMGIPYKERGLCVISLIVDGTTDDIGALTGKLGALSGVKVKSALTK; encoded by the coding sequence TTGGAAAGGAGAATTGGTGTTATTGGGATTGTTGTTGAAAACAGAAAAGATGTGGCAGAGAAGCTCAATAAAATCCTGAGTGATTATGGTGATATCATTGTTGGCAGGATGGGTATACCGTATAAAGAAAGAGGGCTGTGTGTGATTTCTCTGATTGTGGATGGGACAACAGATGATATTGGTGCGCTGACAGGAAAGCTTGGAGCTTTGAGCGGTGTGAAGGTAAAAAGTGCTCTTACAAAATAA
- the spoVAE gene encoding stage V sporulation protein AE: MDYLMAFLTGGLICVIGQILIDRTKLTSARILVLFVTLGAILQGLGLYQKLVDIAGAGATVSLPGFGYSLAKGAIEEVKKIGLAGAFTGGVSKTAGGISAAVFFGYIIALIFNPRSK; this comes from the coding sequence ATGGACTATCTAATGGCGTTTTTAACTGGCGGGCTTATCTGTGTTATCGGTCAAATCCTGATTGACAGGACAAAACTGACTTCAGCAAGGATACTTGTGCTTTTTGTAACCCTTGGCGCAATCCTGCAGGGTCTTGGACTTTACCAGAAGCTTGTTGATATAGCCGGTGCCGGTGCAACAGTGTCTCTCCCAGGCTTTGGTTACTCTCTGGCAAAAGGGGCTATTGAAGAGGTTAAAAAAATCGGGCTTGCCGGTGCATTCACAGGGGGAGTATCAAAAACAGCCGGCGGCATTTCTGCAGCTGTGTTTTTCGGGTATATAATTGCTCTTATCTTTAACCCGAGGAGCAAATGA
- a CDS encoding DUF2922 domain-containing protein: MLTLVLTFRLQNGKTFRLSIPDPKSNLTAQEVDSVMNLIIQKNIFSTSSPIVEKVSARVIDRNVNQIIG; the protein is encoded by the coding sequence GTGCTTACTTTGGTTTTGACATTCAGGCTTCAGAATGGAAAGACATTCAGGCTTTCAATTCCTGACCCAAAGAGCAATTTGACAGCACAGGAGGTTGACAGTGTGATGAATCTGATAATCCAGAAGAATATTTTTTCAACCTCAAGCCCAATTGTTGAAAAGGTTTCGGCAAGGGTTATTGACAGAAATGTCAACCAGATAATCGGATAG
- a CDS encoding glycosyltransferase, whose amino-acid sequence MILLFFLVCLASGFILFSKTFLEPSQNKLDKFSRKISVIIPARNEEKNLPILLKSLLNQTVVPDEIIVVDDFSEDNTPGIAREFGVKLIKNPPLPSGWTGKNWALWNGYLHSTGDVLIFMDADVRLSEDGIERILKTLFLSGGAISVIPYHTTEQFYEKLCLIVNILGVFAFMSPYERKSSSKGMYGSCIAVFRKDYEKVGGHRSIYESITDDLSLGKLFCENGVKVENFLGYGSVSFRMYPNGMKSQLEGIAKSAALSMQQLQKKTIFLIALWVFGLVITGFLTPVLLFSHHPLAKQFLLGYIFYVIQILYLQLYIGNFGFVLPLFFFIPTAYFLLMILYSFYQVKFIGSIYWKGRQIKVGDK is encoded by the coding sequence ATGATACTTCTTTTTTTCCTTGTATGCTTAGCTTCAGGATTTATTCTTTTTTCAAAGACTTTCCTCGAACCTTCTCAAAACAAGCTTGATAAATTTAGCCGAAAAATTTCTGTTATCATTCCTGCTCGAAATGAAGAGAAGAATCTGCCTATTCTCCTAAAAAGCCTTTTGAATCAAACAGTAGTTCCTGATGAAATAATAGTTGTAGATGATTTTTCTGAGGACAATACCCCGGGGATTGCCAGAGAATTTGGTGTTAAACTGATAAAAAACCCTCCTCTGCCCTCCGGCTGGACAGGTAAAAACTGGGCTTTATGGAATGGATATTTGCACTCAACAGGCGATGTTCTGATATTTATGGATGCTGATGTGAGACTATCTGAAGATGGCATAGAAAGAATTTTGAAGACACTTTTTCTATCCGGTGGAGCAATCTCGGTTATACCATACCACACAACTGAGCAATTTTATGAAAAGCTGTGTTTAATTGTAAATATCCTGGGTGTTTTTGCTTTTATGTCACCGTATGAGAGAAAAAGCTCAAGCAAAGGAATGTACGGCTCATGCATAGCAGTTTTCAGAAAAGATTATGAAAAAGTTGGCGGGCACAGAAGCATATATGAAAGCATAACCGATGATCTTAGCCTTGGAAAGCTGTTTTGCGAAAATGGTGTAAAAGTAGAAAACTTTTTGGGATATGGCAGCGTTTCATTTAGAATGTACCCAAATGGGATGAAAAGCCAGCTTGAAGGAATCGCGAAAAGTGCTGCTTTGAGCATGCAGCAGCTGCAAAAAAAGACCATTTTTCTGATTGCTCTGTGGGTTTTTGGGCTTGTCATAACAGGTTTTCTAACACCTGTATTGCTATTTTCACATCATCCTCTGGCAAAGCAGTTTTTGCTGGGCTATATTTTTTATGTTATTCAAATACTATACTTGCAGCTATACATAGGAAATTTTGGCTTTGTACTTCCTTTATTTTTCTTTATTCCCACTGCATATTTTTTGCTTATGATTCTGTATTCATTCTATCAGGTCAAATTCATTGGAAGCATATACTGGAAGGGAAGACAAATAAAGGTAGGTGATAAGTAA
- the rsmI gene encoding 16S rRNA (cytidine(1402)-2'-O)-methyltransferase, producing MCGKLFIVATPIGNLDDISKRALDTLNLVDFIACEDTRVTVKLLNHFGIKKKLVSYHEFSLREREDMLIKELKNGKKIALVSDAGMPLISDPGYELVRRCIKEGIDVTVIPGACAFVCALVISGQNTQNFIFEGFLPKNKRAKREKLESLKFEKRTIIFYEAPHKLLDTLLQMAEVFGEEREISIVKEITKIHESVMITTIGEAIEFFKKNPPKGEYVIVVRGFEEESQQDKNKYDMEFIKNKLCEKIAQGLTRKEAVKLVAEELKVAKNIVYKASLELEDFYNKE from the coding sequence TTGTGCGGAAAACTTTTCATAGTGGCAACGCCAATTGGAAATCTTGATGATATTTCAAAAAGAGCACTGGATACACTGAATCTTGTGGATTTTATAGCCTGTGAGGATACAAGGGTTACAGTAAAGCTTTTAAACCATTTTGGGATTAAAAAAAAGCTTGTTTCCTACCATGAATTCAGCTTAAGAGAAAGGGAAGATATGTTAATAAAAGAGCTCAAAAATGGAAAAAAGATTGCCTTAGTATCCGATGCGGGAATGCCCCTTATCTCAGACCCGGGGTATGAGCTTGTCAGAAGATGTATAAAAGAAGGGATTGATGTTACGGTAATACCCGGTGCGTGTGCCTTTGTTTGTGCACTGGTAATATCAGGACAGAACACCCAGAATTTTATCTTTGAAGGCTTTTTGCCCAAAAATAAAAGAGCAAAAAGAGAAAAGCTTGAAAGCTTAAAATTTGAAAAGAGAACCATAATATTTTACGAGGCACCTCACAAGCTTTTGGATACACTTTTGCAGATGGCAGAGGTGTTTGGAGAGGAAAGGGAAATTAGCATTGTAAAAGAGATTACAAAAATACACGAAAGTGTGATGATAACTACAATAGGTGAGGCAATAGAGTTTTTTAAGAAAAATCCTCCCAAAGGTGAATATGTAATTGTTGTAAGGGGATTTGAGGAGGAAAGCCAGCAAGATAAAAATAAATATGATATGGAATTTATAAAAAATAAGCTTTGCGAAAAAATAGCACAGGGACTTACCAGAAAAGAGGCTGTAAAGTTGGTGGCAGAAGAGCTGAAGGTTGCCAAAAATATTGTTTATAAAGCTTCACTTGAACTTGAAGATTTTTACAATAAAGAATAA
- the spoVAC gene encoding stage V sporulation protein AC: protein MNLKEKRTKEYQDMVKASEPGTNILKNCIFAFLTGGIICDIGQAFLNIYSTYLPKDETQTLTSITMIFLGAFLTGIGVYDKIGRFAGAGSIVPITGFANSIVSPAVEYKKEGFVFGVGSKMFLIAGPVLVYGISTSIIIGLIYYFVKIFPAI from the coding sequence ATGAATCTCAAAGAAAAGCGAACAAAAGAATATCAGGATATGGTAAAAGCCAGTGAGCCAGGAACAAATATTTTGAAAAACTGCATATTTGCTTTTTTAACAGGTGGAATTATTTGCGACATCGGACAGGCTTTTTTAAATATCTATTCAACGTACCTTCCAAAAGATGAGACACAGACACTCACATCAATTACAATGATTTTTCTCGGGGCTTTTCTGACAGGAATTGGGGTATATGATAAAATAGGCAGGTTTGCGGGTGCAGGCAGCATTGTTCCAATCACCGGGTTTGCAAATTCCATTGTATCGCCTGCTGTTGAGTATAAAAAGGAAGGGTTTGTGTTTGGAGTTGGCAGCAAGATGTTTTTGATTGCGGGCCCTGTGCTGGTCTATGGAATATCCACATCAATAATTATCGGGCTTATTTACTACTTTGTAAAAATCTTCCCTGCCATTTAG
- a CDS encoding alpha-glucosidase C-terminal domain-containing protein, whose product MIELRKKHPVIVYGDIQMFYENDEKIFAYTRNYEAERLLVVMNFSEEESEFLAPNEIFTQKPRLLISNYEVDDSIQEKIVLKPYEARVYIV is encoded by the coding sequence TTGATTGAACTTAGAAAAAAGCATCCTGTCATTGTGTATGGAGATATTCAGATGTTTTATGAAAATGATGAAAAGATTTTTGCATACACAAGGAATTATGAAGCTGAGAGGCTGCTTGTCGTCATGAATTTCTCTGAAGAAGAAAGTGAGTTTTTAGCACCAAATGAAATATTTACTCAAAAACCTCGGCTTTTAATTTCTAACTATGAAGTGGATGACAGTATTCAAGAAAAAATTGTTTTAAAACCATATGAAGCAAGGGTATATATAGTATAA
- a CDS encoding response regulator codes for MKICIVDDAQFIRQILKDIFTSMGHQVVAEYSSASELIENVEDLEPDIVTLDITMPDMDGLTATRILKNILPDVKVIIISAISQPDIEKEAKKYGAYEFVRKPFSRFVIESIIKQIEDEENSKNGAVL; via the coding sequence ATGAAGATATGTATTGTAGACGATGCCCAGTTTATCAGGCAGATTTTGAAAGATATCTTCACTTCCATGGGACATCAGGTTGTGGCAGAGTACTCTTCTGCTTCTGAATTAATTGAAAATGTCGAAGATCTGGAGCCTGACATTGTCACGCTTGATATCACAATGCCTGATATGGATGGACTTACCGCAACCAGAATTCTAAAAAATATACTTCCGGATGTTAAAGTCATTATAATTTCTGCAATTTCTCAGCCAGATATTGAAAAAGAAGCTAAAAAATATGGGGCATACGAATTTGTGCGAAAGCCTTTTTCCAGGTTTGTGATAGAAAGTATAATAAAACAAATTGAAGATGAAGAAAATAGCAAAAACGGGGCTGTGCTTTAG
- a CDS encoding peptidoglycan DD-metalloendopeptidase family protein — protein MAGHSKKSSHSATAIITREEKARFVPKSSNVHNKSFDKKETKKLSKTSMRQGEKKTGEVEKAKKSCGSDLKKDKVNLHRLSKWVKFEKSILRSFQSGFKKKLLVAKENVISEVYRILFGLRYIKNAPNFPEILLKTKIFGTMILMILTLFLITRMPPAYKKAYAVVLNNQVVGYVKDKSEAQNLLDRIAKEVQQKHKTNSFILQNQLQLKAIEPGEYRETSIDILKNAILEKGKVLVKRYALFVDSKPYFVFEDSSLPGRILERLKSLYYGSKAGQAKFKEKVEIKPVYVSPDMKVADEESAFTRIMFGKDQVMEYTIKEGDTLWELARKYNLSVDDIFASNPGLSEKIMPGQKIRLTKATPLINVMLEKEIEYEDVLPKEVKIVKSDRYYTTQSIVKQEGRDGRAKIRARIVYMNGLEYDREILSQQIIQKPVERIVVQGTKKPPAYFATGRFSYPVWGTLTSRFGYRGREFHNGIDLAVPWGSNVYAADGGVVEFAGWSGSYGKLIVINHQNGYQTYYGHLSSILVAPGQKVAKGQLIAKSGSTGRSTGPHLHFEVRKYGVPQNPLRYLQ, from the coding sequence GTGGCGGGGCACAGTAAAAAAAGCAGCCACAGTGCCACAGCCATAATAACAAGGGAAGAAAAAGCCCGATTTGTTCCCAAAAGCAGCAATGTGCATAATAAAAGCTTTGATAAAAAAGAGACAAAGAAGCTCAGCAAAACTTCCATGCGTCAGGGAGAAAAGAAGACCGGAGAAGTGGAAAAAGCCAAAAAAAGCTGTGGCAGTGATTTAAAGAAAGATAAAGTAAATTTACATAGATTATCAAAGTGGGTTAAATTTGAAAAAAGTATTCTTAGAAGTTTTCAAAGTGGTTTTAAGAAAAAACTTTTGGTTGCAAAAGAAAATGTTATTTCTGAAGTATACAGGATTTTATTCGGGCTGAGGTATATAAAAAATGCACCAAACTTTCCCGAGATTTTGCTGAAGACAAAGATTTTTGGGACAATGATTTTAATGATATTAACGCTTTTTTTGATTACCAGAATGCCACCGGCATACAAGAAAGCGTATGCGGTTGTGCTGAACAACCAGGTTGTGGGGTATGTGAAGGATAAATCTGAGGCGCAAAACCTTCTTGATAGGATAGCAAAGGAAGTCCAGCAAAAGCACAAAACAAACAGCTTTATCCTGCAAAACCAGCTTCAATTAAAAGCTATTGAGCCGGGTGAGTATAGAGAAACAAGTATAGATATTCTGAAAAACGCTATTTTAGAAAAAGGAAAGGTGCTTGTGAAAAGATATGCACTTTTTGTTGATTCAAAGCCATATTTTGTTTTTGAAGACTCCAGTCTGCCGGGCAGGATTCTTGAAAGGTTAAAAAGTCTTTATTATGGCAGCAAAGCAGGTCAGGCAAAATTTAAAGAAAAGGTTGAAATAAAGCCAGTTTATGTATCACCAGATATGAAAGTTGCCGATGAAGAAAGCGCCTTTACCAGGATTATGTTTGGGAAAGACCAGGTAATGGAGTATACTATCAAAGAAGGAGATACCCTTTGGGAACTTGCACGAAAATACAATCTTTCTGTGGATGACATATTTGCGTCAAACCCGGGACTTTCAGAAAAGATTATGCCGGGGCAGAAAATAAGACTTACAAAGGCTACTCCGCTTATAAATGTTATGCTTGAAAAAGAAATAGAGTATGAAGATGTGCTGCCAAAGGAAGTTAAGATTGTAAAGTCGGATAGATACTACACTACCCAGAGCATTGTGAAGCAGGAGGGTAGGGATGGCAGGGCAAAGATTCGTGCCAGGATTGTATACATGAACGGGCTTGAATATGACAGGGAGATTCTATCCCAGCAGATTATTCAAAAGCCGGTTGAGAGGATAGTTGTTCAGGGCACCAAAAAGCCGCCTGCTTACTTTGCAACAGGCAGATTTTCATACCCTGTATGGGGAACTCTCACATCAAGATTTGGCTACAGGGGCAGAGAGTTTCACAATGGAATTGACCTTGCAGTGCCCTGGGGTTCAAATGTGTATGCAGCAGATGGCGGTGTTGTTGAGTTTGCAGGCTGGTCGGGTAGCTATGGCAAGCTCATTGTTATAAACCACCAGAATGGATATCAGACATACTATGGGCACCTCAGCAGCATACTTGTTGCACCGGGGCAAAAAGTGGCAAAGGGGCAGCTGATTGCAAAAAGTGGTTCAACCGGTAGAAGCACAGGTCCGCACCTTCACTTTGAAGTGAGAAAATATGGAGTGCCACAGAATCCTTTGAGGTATTTGCAGTAA